CACAACTTATTAATTAGCTGCCATAATGGCGATCCTTCTGAAAACCCTGTGTTCCTTGTGGTTTAAAGTGTTTGAAGTGTTTGAAATGGTTAGAAATGGTTAGAGGGAAAGGCATTACCACAAATGGCACAGAGTTTACGGAAAATACAAGTTTAATAAAGTTTCGCTGAGTTTCGCTGAGAAATATTGAGTTACACTGAGTTAATATGAGAAACCCTGAGATTCGGCTTCGACTGCGCTCAGCCACCATGTTTTTGCCTGATCTCAGTTTTTGCACCTGATTCCAAGTTATTTTGGGCTATAAAACTTACCTTTGGAACTTGATATTTTTTAACTTCAGTTTTGAACCGCATACAAAGAAAAAATATATAAAAAATTAAGAGATGAAATTAAAGTACGGAATGAATCCTTATCAGGATTATGCAGAAGTAATTGACAAGCACAATGCCTTGGAGCTTAAAAACGGCAATCCTAGTGTAATCAATGTCCTGGATGCCTTAAACTCATGGCAGTTGGTGAAAGAGGCCAGCCGGGCATTAAACACCGAAGCCGCTACTTCATTTAAGCACGTAACCCCTTCCGGAGTGGCAATTGCAAAAGATTTGGATGAAACCGAAAAACAGGCATACCTGGTTAAACATGAGCTATCCGGTTTGGCATCTTCCTATGCCCAGGCACGGGGAACAGACAGGCTCGCTTCCTTTGGCGATTTCATCGCCCTAAGTCACGAGGTGGATAAAGAAACAGCCGTCCTGATTAAAGCCGAAGTTTCTGACGGGATTGTTGCTCCGGGCTATACCAAAGAAGCCCTGGAAATCTTGTCTGCCAAGAAAAAAGGCAAATACGTGATTTTTCAGATCGATAAGGGTTATGAACCTGAAGAAATAGAATCACGGGAGGTTTTCGGCATCACTATAAAGCAAAAGCGGAACAACCTTCATGTTTCAGACGATTTGTTTTCAAAAGTAGTGACTTCGAGCAATGCCATTACACCAAAGATCTTAACAGACCTAAAATTGGGATTCCTTACTCTTAAGTATACCCAGTCGAATTCCATTTGTGTGGTGAACGACGGCCATGTAATAGGCATCGGCTCCGGGCAGCAATCCCGTATCCTCTGTTCAAACCTGGCTTTAAGCAAAGCCAATATCTGGTACCAGAAAATGTTGCTCGATTATTCATTTTTAAAAAACTATCCCGATTTAAAGCGGACAGAATTGGATCAACTTATCGAGCAAAAAAGGCAGGAAACATTTTCCAATCAAATATTGTTGAATAAATTGACCGGTACCTGTTTGCTGTCGGACGGCTTCTTCCCTCAAAAAGACAACATAGAGCTGGCCAATCAATACGGTGTAAAATTCATCGCCACTCCGATGGGTTCAATCCGTGACAACGAAATTATTGAAACAGCCGATAAATACGGCATCACCCTGATCGATACGGGAACAAGATTGTTTCACCATTAATCTATCCTAAAGTGAAGAACTGGAAGGATAAGAGATTATAATAGCACTCCATCATGATTTAAAGGAGTTTTGAGTAAAAAATTAAAAATAAAAGTTACCAAATTACCATTTTGGTAACTTTTCATATCTTTTTTATACATAAATTAAAAAGTGAGAATAATTGCCAAAAAGATACTTAGAGAATATTGGGAAAAACATATTGACGCTGAAAAAATTTGAAGGCAATGAATATTAAGGTAATAAAGACGGAAGAAGAATATAACCAGGCTTGAAAAAGACTTGAGGTTATATTTGATGCCCCTGTTGATTCACAGGAGGGTGATGAAGCCGAGTTATTAAGTATACTGATTGAAAAATATGAAGACGAGCATTATCCGATTGAAGCACCAGACCCAATAGAAGCCATTAAATTCAGGATGGAGCAACTGAACATGACCAATCAGGATCTTGCAAAGGTTATAGGTTATAAAAGCAGAGTGTCAGAGATTTTCAATCACAAAAGGAAATTAACTCTAAACATGATCAAAAATCTCCATGAGAAATTAAAAATTCCTTATGAGTCTTTAATCCCAGATTAATTGTGAGGTTTTACCAGAAATACGTTTCATGCGAAGACGCAGAGTCGCAAAGTTCATTAATATCTTTCTGAATTAGACACTTTGCAAATATCTTAGAAGTCTACATATATGGGCTATTTAAATTTAAAATTTTCACAAAATACTAAAGGCATAATTTTTTAGGAACATTTATTTTATAAAGAAAGATTCCTCATTCCGCTTCGCTCCATTTGGAATGATAAAACGTTATAAGGCTTTTAACATGGGAAAGGATGGCGAAGCCACTTTTTTCCCCTTTCAAAACAACCAGAAAGACTGTCATTCCGAGCGAAGCCAGATATTTTTCATTGCCGTTGGCTTTAGTGAAAGTAAATATTTTCCCCGGCTTTAGCCAAATTATTGCAATAGGTTTCTTCCTTTAACTGCAGAACATTGAAAAATTTAAAATACAATCTGATTTTTTCTGTCAAAATCTAAAAGAATACTTTGAGGCTAAAGCCCAATGAATACCTGCAATATAATTCCGTCAGCTAAAGCTGACGGCAATGAAAAAATACATTGAATCAAGCACTTTGCAAATGGTTTAAAGCCAGCATTTATGAGCTTTCCAGATTTAAAATTTTCAATTAAATACTTAAAGATATCGTTTATTAAGAACCGTTTTATTAAAAATCAGCCTAATTCAATTAATTGATTAGTCATAAAAAAGCCTCATGAAATATACTTCCATGAGGCTTTTCAGATATACAAAAATTCTATTTCATCGTTTCTTCAACTTCCTCAACGGTTTTGGGTATGGGTTTGCCAAGAATCCTGTGTCCGTCGGGGGTAGCCAATACATTGTCTTCGGTGCGGATACCGCCGAAATCCCTGTATTCATCAACCTTATCGTAATTGATAAACTCGGTAAATTTCTTTTCGGCTTCCCATCTGTCGATCAGGGCAGGAATGAAGTAAACACCGGGTTCAACGGTAACAATGTTGCCGGCCTCCAGTTTCTTTCCTATTCTGAGATAAGCTGTGCCGAATATGTTGCTGCGGTGGGTTTCTTCGTCATAGCCCACATAATCTTCGCCCAGGTCTTCCATATCGTGAACATCAAGCCCAAGTGAATGGCCAATCCCGTGAGAGAAAAAAAGAGCATGTGCGCCCTGCTGAACAGCCTGGTCAATATCGCCTTTCATCAGCCCTAGATCCTTCAAGCCCTGGGCGATGATCCTAGAAGCCGTGAAATGGACATCCATATACTTGACTCCTGCTTTGATGGCTGCGATGGCACCCAGTTGTCCGGCCAGGACAACATTATAAATATCCTTTTGTTTTTGGCTGTATTTTCCGCCCACAGGGATAGTCCGGGTAATATCGGTGGCATAACCCATCGGGGTCTCGGCACCGGCGTCAATAAGCAATAAATCGCCTTTTTTAAGGACATTGTCATGAGAGTGGATATGCATGGTCTCGCCATGACTGGTCAGAATAACCGGATAGCAAACAGTACCGCCGTAAGAGAGGGATATACCTTCGATGTAGCCGGCAATAGTCCGTTCAATAACACCGGGTTTGGCCATGTGCATGACAGCCATGTGCATTTCATAAGTAGCCGTGCTCAGGTAATTTTCAACCTCGGCGATTTCAAATTCGTCCTTCACCAGCCTCAGTTTGACCACAGCCTTGATGAGCTGTTCCGAAACATGATTTTTGACTTCAGCATGAGGAATACCCAGAAGCCTTTCCAGTTCGATGGTGCGTTCAGCCCTGTATGGAGGTAGGAAATGAATAGGCCTGCCCTTGGATTTTGCTTCAGACAATACTTTTTCAAGCTCTGCATAAGGGAATGCAATATTGACGCCTACTTTTGAACCATTTTCCTTTAACGAAGGCAGATGGCCCATCCAGATAATATCCTCAAGGGTGACATCGTCGCCGAAAAGCATGTCTTTCCCTTCGTCCAAATCAATCACACCGGCAAGACCGGGGAGGTTCAATCCGAAAAAGTACAGAAAAGAGCTATCCTGCCTGAAACGGTATGCATTGCCGGGATAACTCATAGGCGAATCCTGGTTGCCCATTATCAGAACAAGACCGTTCTGCATCAACTGGCGAAGTTTTTTCCTTCGTGAAGTATAAACTGAAGTTTCAAACATGATAAATAAATTTAACTATCGAAAAACATTAATTAAAGCCAAATCTACAAATAAAAGCAGGAAAAGCTGCAATTATAGATCAATAAATGAAACTACTCCTGAAATTTTGCAACCATGAGATTTAATAATAAAAAAATAACGAATAACCATATTATCCAGGTTATTCGTTATAATGTTATCCTGCGTTAAGAGGGCTAATACTCATCCCAAGCTCTAATAGGCAGATCCTCCGGTTTAATTTTACAAACAGCCGTCAGGAAAGCACTTGCCAAACGTGCATTGGTCAGCAAGGGGATATTAAAGTCTATGGCGCTTCGCCGAATGATATAATCGTTGTTCAATTCGGCTTTCGAAAGATTCTTCGGGACATTGATCACCAAATCAATTTTCCTTTCCTTGATGTAAGTCAGGGTATTGGGTTGTTCCTTTTCATCAGGCCAATGCAGGGCAGTTACTTCTACCCCGTTGCTCTTGAGATATTCAGCAGAACCTTTGGTTGCAAAAAGATTAAAACCTCTTTCTGTCAAAAGTTTCGAACAGGCAAGCAGTTCAACCTTATCCCTGGCCGTACCGGTAGAGAGCAGAATATTTTTCTTTGGAATCGTATAACCAACGGAAAGCATCGACTTCAGCAAGGTTTCATAATAATCTTCACCAATACAGGCCACCTCACCGGTTGAAACCATATCCACACCCAGGACAGGATCAGCTTTTTGTAATCTGGAGAATGAGAACTGCGGTGCCTTGATACCAATGTAATCGAGGTCGAATATGGATTTATCGGGTTTTTCAACCGGAATATCAAGCATGATCTTGGTAGCCAGTTCAATAAAATTGGTCTTCAGTACCTTCGACACGAAGGGGAAACTGCGGGAAGCCCTCAGGTTACATTCAATCACCTTGATATCGTTATCCCTGGCCAGGAACTGAATATTGAAAGGGCCGGAAATATTTAACGCTTTGGCTATTTTACGGCTGATCTTCTTAATCCTTCTGACCGTTTCGAAATATATCTTTTGTGGCGGGAACACCATGGTTGCATCGCCCGAATGTACACCTGCAAATTCGATGTGTTCGGAGATGGCATAAACCATCAGCTCGCCATTTTTGGCTACGGCATCAATTTCAATTTCCTTGGCATTTTCAATGAATTCGGAAATCACCACGGGATATTGCTTGGAAACGTTGGCCGCCAGCTTCAGGAAATGAACCAGCTCCTCATCATTCGAAACCACATTCATTGCAGCACCTGAAAGTACATAAGAAGGCCGGATCAGAACCGGGAAACCAACTTTGTCAATGAACTTACGGACATCCTTCATGCTGGTAAGTTCGCTCCAACGGGGCTGATCGATCTTCAGGTCATCGCACATCGTTGAGAACTTGTGCCTGTCCTCCGCATTGTCAATAGAAAGAGGCGAAGTACCCAGGATGTTAATATTCTGGGAATGCAGGCGCATGGCCAGGTTGTTTGGAATCTGTCCGCCTGTTGATATCACAACACCTTTCGGGCCTTCCAGATCCAGGATATCCAGAACACGTTCGAAGGTCAACTCATCAAAATAAAGCCGGTCGCACATATCATAATCGGTACTTACCGTTTCAGGATTGTAATTAATCAGCACGGAACGGTAACCATTTGCTTTAATGGTATGAAGGGCATTAACGCAGCACCAGTCAAACTCAACACTGCTGCCGATGCGGTATGCGCCCGAACCCAAAACCACAACCGATTTATTGTCATGTTCGTAAGTGATATCGTGCTCGTTTGCACTGTAGGTCATATAGAGGTAATTGGTCTGGGCAGGGTATTCTGCAGCAAGTGTATCGATTTGCTTAACATAAGGCAGAATGTTCCTTTCTTTTCTGCAATTTCTTACGGCAATGATATCTTCCTCAATATGACGGCTAAAATCCTTAAATATCATACGTCCTATCTGGAAATCGCTATAGCCCTGTTTTTTGGCCTCCAGCAATAAATCAGCAGGGAGCTCTTCCAGGGTATTATATTTTCCGATTTCATTTTTCAGGTCGAAAATATTACGTAGTTTTTCCAGAAACCAGCAGTCGATTTTGGTGAGCTCATGGATTTTTTCTACGGTGTAGCCATGTTCGAATGCATCGGCTATCACGAAAATACGCATATCGGTAGGTTCGGCCAGTTCTTTTTCAATATCCTTAAATTCCAGGTCATGATTCCCGACAAAACCGTGCATTCCCTGCCCGATCATTCTAAGTCCCTTCTGAATAACTTCCTCGAAAGTACGGCCTATGGCCATTACTTCGCCAACACTTTTCATGCTGCTTCCAATCTGCTTGGAAACGCCGATGAATTTATTCAGGTCCCAGCGGGGAATCTTGCAAACAATATAATCGAGGGCAGGTTCAAAGAAGGCAGAAGTTGTTTTGGTAATAGAATTCTTCAATTCAGTAAGACTGTATCCCAAAGCAAGCTTTGCTGCAATGAAAGCCAGAGGATAACCGGTTGCCTTGGAAGCCAGCGCACTGGAACGCGAAAGCCTTGCATTTACCTCAATGACCCTGTAATCCTCTGAATTTGGATCAAGGGCATATTGGACATTACATTCGCCGACAATGCCTATGTGCCGGATTATTTCAATTGATATTCTTCTTAATTTATGATATTCTGCATTGGATAATGTCTGCGACGGAGCCACCACGATACTTTCACCGGTATGTATTCCCAGGGGATCGAAGTTCTCCATGTTACAAACCGTGATGCAGTTGTCATAGCAGTCGCGCACAACCTCATATTCAATTTCTTTCCATCCTTTGAGTGATTCTTCGACTAAAATCTGTTTGGAATAAGAAAAAGCTTTCGAAGCCAATTTAACGAGTTCATCCTCATTATAACAGAATCCACTGCCCAGTCCTCCCAGTGCATAAGCAGCCCGGATGATAATCGGGAAACCCAATTCCTTTGAAGCTTTTACTGCATCTTCAACATTAGTCACCGCAAGGCTGTGAGGAGTTTTAATATTTATTTCCTTCAGCTTGTCAACAAATATTTCCCTGTCCTCAGTATCAATAATGGCCTGGATAGGAGTACCCAGGACTTTGACCTGGTACTTTTCAAAAACCTTATTTTTAAACAGGGCGATACCGCAGTTTAATGCCGTCTGGCCGCCAAAAGAAAGGAGAATACCATCGGGTTTCTCCTTTTTAATTACCTGTTCGACAAAAAAAGGAGTAACGGGAAGAAAGTAAATCCTGTCAGCAATACCTTCGGAAGTTTGTATGGTAGCAATGTTTGGATTTATCAAAACTGTAGAAACTCCTTCTTCATGCAAGGCTTTAAGTGCCTGCGAACCAGAATAGTCAAACTCTCCAGCTTCACCAATCTTTAAAGCACCAGAACCAAGAACAATTACTTTCTTTATCACTTTTTCCATTTCTTAATTAAATCAATAAAATTGTCAAACAAAAATTCAGTATCCGTAGGCCCGCTGGAAGCTTCAGGGTGAAACTGGGTAGAAAAGAAAGGTTTGGTCTTATGACGCATCCCTTCATTGGTATTATCATTCAGATTGATATATAAAGGCTCCCAATCGGAAGGCAAAGTTTTATTATCTATGGCAAAACCATGGTTTTGCGAAGTAATATAAGCTTTCTTCGTCCCATTAAGAATTACCGGCTGATTGTGGCTGCGATGGCCATATTTCAGCTTATAGGTATCAGCACCTGCAGCCAGCGCCAGCAATTGATTACCCAGGCAGATGCCGAATATCGGCTTATCCTCATTCAAAGCCTTGCGGATGTGCTCAATGGTGGCAGTGCACATCTTGGGATCACCGGGGCCATTGGTGATAAACAATCCGTCATATTCCTCATTCGAGAAATCATAATCCCAGGGAACACGGATCACAGTAGTATCGCGCTTCAATAAATTACGGATGATGTTGTACTTAACACCGCAATCAACCAGCAAAATCTTATAAGCCCCCTCGCCATAAACTTCTTTTTGCTTTATGCTCACCTGGCTCACCAGATTATCCTTATCCGGGTTATAAAATTCAATGTCACCCTGGTCTTCAAAAATGATCTTTCCCAGCATTGTCCCTTTTTCCCGGATTATCTTGGTAAGCTGACGGGTATCCAATCCGTAAATCCCGGGGATCTTATTCCTCTTCAGCCATTCGGCCAGGCTTTTGTCGGCATTCCAGTGGCTATATTCGAAAGAATAATCAGAAATGATCAGGGCCGAAATGTGCAAGGCATACGACTCGTAAAATTTGTAAAGATTATCTTCCTTGACATTTTCGGGAACCCCGTAATTGCCAATCAAAGGATAAGTAAGGATTAGTATTTGCCCTTTGTAAGAAGGGTCAGTCAAACTCTCAGGATAACCGGTCATTGCGGTATTGAACACAACTTCGCCTGAAACTGAGCCCTCATAACCAAATGACTTTCCTGCAAACTCTGTTCCGTCTTCGAGAACCAACTTAATTTTTGGAGAATTGATCATTCAAAATTTATATTAATTGTTCTTTTTCTTTTTTAATTCAAAATTAATAATATCCTCAACCTGTTCGGGATTAATCCGTTTGGCGATAATTTTTTTATTTTCATCCAGAACGTAGATCACAGGCGTGCTGTAAATATCGTACTTATCCTTAAAACTGAAATCATAAGGATTCCAGACATTCATCCAGCCATATAAACCATGCTCGTTGACATAATCCACCCATTTCTTCTTGCCTTCAATGCCCCCCAGGATATTGATAGCCATCACTTCGCCCCCTTTGTCCCTGATCTTTTTGTAAACATCATACATGACAGGCATGGCTTTCTGACAATGACTGCAGGTAGCCTCCCAGAAAATCATCACCAGGAATTTTGCCTTAATATTATGCAGATAAACCGGATTACCGGCATATACATTACTCCGGAGGGCTGTATCTGTCTTGGCTTTTATAAAGTGATCGTCCGGCAGGTTCATCATCATAATGTTGGGGGCGATGCTTCCAATCAGATTAGGCTTTATCCGCGCAATCTGCTTTTTGAGCTTTGAGATAAAGGAGGTATCGCTCCAGGTAGCTTCAGGTATATAATATTTTTCAGCAATATGGACCAATACCGCATCCATGCCCATGATCTGGCTGGCGGCAAAATGATTGAACATGGTTACCAGCATATAACGAAACAATTCATTACTCGTACGCGATTTTTCAATAAGCATATCCACTTCAGGAATCAAGGTATCTGGGACCTGAGGAACTACCTTTTCAATGTAGGTTTTGACTTTATCCTCATAAAAAGGAGTACGTAAAAACCGGGGATCCGAAACATCAAAGTTATCAAAATAATGACTGCGGTAATATCTGTACTGGAAAGTGGAATCAGTAACTTTCCCCTTTGCATCCCTCGGGAAATCGGGAACTTCAATCTCAGTTACCGCTTTTATGAATTTTGTAAAAAATAGATTGGGATTTTCAGTTAGAACTTTTGTCCTGAAATTTTTCACCTCCTGGTCTATAGCTTTAAGCTGATTTGCATAAGAAGTTTTTTCTTCCGGGGTTTTAGCCTGTTCCCTTTTGACCTGCAGGCTTTTTGCTTCATCACGCTTATCGACAATCAAGCGCTGATAATCATAAAACAACTGATTGTCCAATGAACCCGTAACTTTCATATTCTTTAAAAAATTACAGGTATCATTTTCTATAGAAAAAGTCTGGTTATCGCTTAATAAGATATCAAAATAATTTTTGGTAGGCAACAGGATCAAATACATACCCCCGGGCAGGGATTTCTTTTTCTTAAATACGCCATTCCCGTTTTTATTCACGATCAGGGTATCATCAGGATACATGGATTTATTAAAATGATGGCCTAAGATCAGCGTGTCGTTATGAAGGTTTTTTATTTTGACTTTAATTTCATAACCTTGAGAAAATAGATTTGATGTACATATTTGTGCGAAAGCAAAAACGAGAATACAAAAAACAAACTTCTTCATGGCAGGTTAGAATAATGTAAATTTTGGCAAAGATACAACGAAAACTTTTTTCTCCTATCAACTCATGTAATTGAATAAGTTTTTTTAATCAAATTGTTTATAAAACAGGGAAAAATGTTAAATATTTTAACTTTTCAAAACGTATTGCGTATACA
Above is a genomic segment from Bacteroidota bacterium containing:
- a CDS encoding aminopeptidase P family protein — protein: MFETSVYTSRRKKLRQLMQNGLVLIMGNQDSPMSYPGNAYRFRQDSSFLYFFGLNLPGLAGVIDLDEGKDMLFGDDVTLEDIIWMGHLPSLKENGSKVGVNIAFPYAELEKVLSEAKSKGRPIHFLPPYRAERTIELERLLGIPHAEVKNHVSEQLIKAVVKLRLVKDEFEIAEVENYLSTATYEMHMAVMHMAKPGVIERTIAGYIEGISLSYGGTVCYPVILTSHGETMHIHSHDNVLKKGDLLLIDAGAETPMGYATDITRTIPVGGKYSQKQKDIYNVVLAGQLGAIAAIKAGVKYMDVHFTASRIIAQGLKDLGLMKGDIDQAVQQGAHALFFSHGIGHSLGLDVHDMEDLGEDYVGYDEETHRSNIFGTAYLRIGKKLEAGNIVTVEPGVYFIPALIDRWEAEKKFTEFINYDKVDEYRDFGGIRTEDNVLATPDGHRILGKPIPKTVEEVEETMK
- a CDS encoding DUF5106 domain-containing protein — translated: MKKFVFCILVFAFAQICTSNLFSQGYEIKVKIKNLHNDTLILGHHFNKSMYPDDTLIVNKNGNGVFKKKKSLPGGMYLILLPTKNYFDILLSDNQTFSIENDTCNFLKNMKVTGSLDNQLFYDYQRLIVDKRDEAKSLQVKREQAKTPEEKTSYANQLKAIDQEVKNFRTKVLTENPNLFFTKFIKAVTEIEVPDFPRDAKGKVTDSTFQYRYYRSHYFDNFDVSDPRFLRTPFYEDKVKTYIEKVVPQVPDTLIPEVDMLIEKSRTSNELFRYMLVTMFNHFAASQIMGMDAVLVHIAEKYYIPEATWSDTSFISKLKKQIARIKPNLIGSIAPNIMMMNLPDDHFIKAKTDTALRSNVYAGNPVYLHNIKAKFLVMIFWEATCSHCQKAMPVMYDVYKKIRDKGGEVMAINILGGIEGKKKWVDYVNEHGLYGWMNVWNPYDFSFKDKYDIYSTPVIYVLDENKKIIAKRINPEQVEDIINFELKKKKNN
- the carB gene encoding carbamoyl-phosphate synthase (glutamine-hydrolyzing) large subunit; this translates as MEKVIKKVIVLGSGALKIGEAGEFDYSGSQALKALHEEGVSTVLINPNIATIQTSEGIADRIYFLPVTPFFVEQVIKKEKPDGILLSFGGQTALNCGIALFKNKVFEKYQVKVLGTPIQAIIDTEDREIFVDKLKEINIKTPHSLAVTNVEDAVKASKELGFPIIIRAAYALGGLGSGFCYNEDELVKLASKAFSYSKQILVEESLKGWKEIEYEVVRDCYDNCITVCNMENFDPLGIHTGESIVVAPSQTLSNAEYHKLRRISIEIIRHIGIVGECNVQYALDPNSEDYRVIEVNARLSRSSALASKATGYPLAFIAAKLALGYSLTELKNSITKTTSAFFEPALDYIVCKIPRWDLNKFIGVSKQIGSSMKSVGEVMAIGRTFEEVIQKGLRMIGQGMHGFVGNHDLEFKDIEKELAEPTDMRIFVIADAFEHGYTVEKIHELTKIDCWFLEKLRNIFDLKNEIGKYNTLEELPADLLLEAKKQGYSDFQIGRMIFKDFSRHIEEDIIAVRNCRKERNILPYVKQIDTLAAEYPAQTNYLYMTYSANEHDITYEHDNKSVVVLGSGAYRIGSSVEFDWCCVNALHTIKANGYRSVLINYNPETVSTDYDMCDRLYFDELTFERVLDILDLEGPKGVVISTGGQIPNNLAMRLHSQNINILGTSPLSIDNAEDRHKFSTMCDDLKIDQPRWSELTSMKDVRKFIDKVGFPVLIRPSYVLSGAAMNVVSNDEELVHFLKLAANVSKQYPVVISEFIENAKEIEIDAVAKNGELMVYAISEHIEFAGVHSGDATMVFPPQKIYFETVRRIKKISRKIAKALNISGPFNIQFLARDNDIKVIECNLRASRSFPFVSKVLKTNFIELATKIMLDIPVEKPDKSIFDLDYIGIKAPQFSFSRLQKADPVLGVDMVSTGEVACIGEDYYETLLKSMLSVGYTIPKKNILLSTGTARDKVELLACSKLLTERGFNLFATKGSAEYLKSNGVEVTALHWPDEKEQPNTLTYIKERKIDLVINVPKNLSKAELNNDYIIRRSAIDFNIPLLTNARLASAFLTAVCKIKPEDLPIRAWDEY
- a CDS encoding 5-aminoimidazole-4-carboxamide ribonucleotide transformylase; protein product: MKLKYGMNPYQDYAEVIDKHNALELKNGNPSVINVLDALNSWQLVKEASRALNTEAATSFKHVTPSGVAIAKDLDETEKQAYLVKHELSGLASSYAQARGTDRLASFGDFIALSHEVDKETAVLIKAEVSDGIVAPGYTKEALEILSAKKKGKYVIFQIDKGYEPEEIESREVFGITIKQKRNNLHVSDDLFSKVVTSSNAITPKILTDLKLGFLTLKYTQSNSICVVNDGHVIGIGSGQQSRILCSNLALSKANIWYQKMLLDYSFLKNYPDLKRTELDQLIEQKRQETFSNQILLNKLTGTCLLSDGFFPQKDNIELANQYGVKFIATPMGSIRDNEIIETADKYGITLIDTGTRLFHH
- the carA gene encoding glutamine-hydrolyzing carbamoyl-phosphate synthase small subunit is translated as MINSPKIKLVLEDGTEFAGKSFGYEGSVSGEVVFNTAMTGYPESLTDPSYKGQILILTYPLIGNYGVPENVKEDNLYKFYESYALHISALIISDYSFEYSHWNADKSLAEWLKRNKIPGIYGLDTRQLTKIIREKGTMLGKIIFEDQGDIEFYNPDKDNLVSQVSIKQKEVYGEGAYKILLVDCGVKYNIIRNLLKRDTTVIRVPWDYDFSNEEYDGLFITNGPGDPKMCTATIEHIRKALNEDKPIFGICLGNQLLALAAGADTYKLKYGHRSHNQPVILNGTKKAYITSQNHGFAIDNKTLPSDWEPLYINLNDNTNEGMRHKTKPFFSTQFHPEASSGPTDTEFLFDNFIDLIKKWKK